The Candidatus Neomarinimicrobiota bacterium nucleotide sequence CAGATGCTCGGGCTTCCGGGAGTGGGTGCGTTAGACGTGCGCAACCAGTGTTCAGGTTTCATTTACGCGCTCTCGGTTGCCGACTCATTCATACAAAGCGGAGTTTACGATAACATCTTAGTCGTCGGGGCAGAGGCACATTCGGTCGTGCTTAAGATGACGTCTGAATGGAAGGATACAGCGGTGTTATTCGGAGACGGCGGTGGAGCGGTCGTATTGGCACCATCGGAAGACGGGAGCAGAGGAATACTTTCCAATCACCTACACGCGGATGGGACCTATGCGAAGGATCTCTGGCTTGAAGTTCCGGGAAGCAGGCAGAATCCCTGGCTGACCCACGAAATGATAGACGATGAGCGGCACCATCCGAAGATGAACGGCAACAAGGTGTTCAAACATGCAGTGAGACGATTTCCGGAGGTTATAAAGGAGGCGCTTGAGAGGAACTCGCTCACTGTTGACGACATCTCCCTGCTTATACCACATCAATCAAACCAACGGATAACACAGGCAGTTGCGAAAAGGCTTGGATTGGGGATGGAAAAGATTTACAGCAA carries:
- a CDS encoding ketoacyl-ACP synthase III codes for the protein MRRSKIIGTGRFLPERVVSNFDLEKLMDTSDDWITERTGIRNRRFVEDGTGSSELGYKAAVKAIEKAELSPKDIDFIIVATIIPDYFFPGNGCLIGQMLGLPGVGALDVRNQCSGFIYALSVADSFIQSGVYDNILVVGAEAHSVVLKMTSEWKDTAVLFGDGGGAVVLAPSEDGSRGILSNHLHADGTYAKDLWLEVPGSRQNPWLTHEMIDDERHHPKMNGNKVFKHAVRRFPEVIKEALERNSLTVDDISLLIPHQSNQRITQAVAKRLGLGMEKIYSNIDRYGNTTVASIPIALDEALEEERIKDGDIVIFAAFGAGFTWASTAIRW